From Daucus carota subsp. sativus chromosome 6, DH1 v3.0, whole genome shotgun sequence, the proteins below share one genomic window:
- the LOC108225505 gene encoding serine carboxypeptidase-like 45 produces the protein MAKTHLMLLFLLCSFIKIECSLSGFDKITKLPGQPKVGFQQYSGYIIVDKTNMKEKAFFYYFVEAERDPASKPLVLWLNGGPGCSSVGIGGFSEHGPFRTNGNGLVKNKCSWNSEANMLYWESPAGVGFSYSSEKSKMNDELTARDNLVFLKRWFMKFPQYSQRELFLMGESYAGHYIPHLAQLMTQSNKKQRVFNLKGIALGNPVLDYVTDFNSRAEFLWSHGVISDSTYNIFTSVCNYSRLMSEFYRDSLSSTCSGVIGEVNKETSRFVDIYDVTLDICIASVFAQSKVISPQVINNIDVCLEDETVNYLNRKDVQKALHARLVGVDKWNVTSNILDYDHLDVEKPTISLIGSLVMEGIPVLVFSGDQDSVIPLTGSRTLVHGLAKQLGLNTTVPYRVWFQGQQVGGWTQVYGNILSYATIRGAAHETPFSQPERSLVVFKSFLKGMPLPEKFS, from the exons ATGGCAAAGACCCATTTgatgcttctttttcttctttgttCCTTCATAAAAATTGAGTGTTCTTTATCTGGTTTTGACAAAATCACGAAGTTACCAGGCCAACCTAAGGTGGGGTTTCAACAATATTCAGGTTATATTATTGTAGACAAAACTAACATGAAAGAAAAAGCCtttttttactattttgttGAGGCCGAGCGTGATCCCGCTTCCAAGCCTTTGGTTCTTTGGTTGAATGGAG GGCCTGGTTGTTCTTCTGTGGGTATAGGAGGATTTTCGGAGCACGGACCTTTTAGAACAAATGGGAATGGCTTGGTTAAAAATAAATGCAGCTGGAACTCAG AGGCAAATATGCTGTACTGGGAGAGTCCAGCAGGTGTGGGGTTCTCCTACTCAAGCGAAAAATCGAAAATGAATGATGAATTAACAG CCAGGGACAATCTTGTTTTCTTGAAACGCTGGTTCATGAAGTTTCCTCAGTATAGCCAGAGAGAGTTGTTTTTAATGGGAGAAAGTTATGCAG GTCACTATATTCCTCATCTTGCACAGCTCATGACCCAATCCAATAAAAAGCAGAGAGTATTCAATTTGAAAGGCATCGCG CTGGGTAATCCAGTTCTAGATTATGTGACAGACTTCAATTCGAGGGCTGAGTTCTTATGGTCTCATGGAGTGATATCAGATTCAACATACAATATCTTTACTTCCGTCTGCAACTATTCTCGCCTTATGAGTGAATTTTATAGAGATTCCCTTTCATCTACATGTTCAGGGGTGATTGGTGAAGTAAACAAAGAAACTAGTAGGTTTGTGGACATATATGATGTTACCCTTGATATTTGCATTGCATCAGTCTTTGCACAATCGAAGGTTATTAGCCCTCAG gttattaataatattgatgTATGCTTGGAAGACGAAACCGTTAATTATTTGAACCGGAAAGATGTCCAGAAGGCACTTCATGCTCGTCttgttggagtcgacaaatgGAATGTAACCAGCAA CATTCTGGACTATGATCATCTGGATGTTGAAAAACCTACAATATCATTAATTGGATCACTTGTCATGGAAGGAATCCCAGTCCTGGTTTTCAG CGGAGATCAGGATTCTGTTATTCCATTGACTGGAAGCCGGACCTTGGTGCATGGACTAGCAAAACAGCTAGGACTGAATACAACTGTACCTTACAGAGTTTGGTTCCAAGGGCAGCAG GTTGGTGGATGGACTCAAGTTTACGGAAATATTCTATCATATGCAACCATAAGAGGTGCTGCTCATGAAACTCCTTTCTCACAGCCGGAGCGATCTCTGGTGGTATTCAAATCATTTCTGAAAGGCATGCCTTTACCAGAAAAGTTCTCATAA
- the LOC108225504 gene encoding dual specificity protein phosphatase PHS1 yields MQKDEEDKEYDFGSYDHEAPLPLTLTSRVLYMLGDITSGPGYRFTQWLELVRKRSSKYQNPAFSNHPRRISSMPFLSAGESSLDSTSALPADQVREFTLWDRLGKAAVLDIESNSFSWSMLSSVHRTENSSSTEPSEDEMNKPLEVTVNSGGVLFLALFRQPKRDGSPSKEAVAVIKISSTRMATQSERLGYEFAKWLGVLTPQARVVHNLSHEWLQIKEAAERVRDAANADGDEIGEMTCSELLEALELSRCLFLMNYIHGTPLLESSAAFDLREGAAKTAAALGRILLLDLVIRNEDRLPCQQLRWRGNFANLLLADKIASVYVDEMNEPFESVINKYRPTIIRALQKELRSTSVDSRLSTHNAVLVSQSSDLSDIMESPKSSKEIPKSQNSTELAIPDFHIVAIDSGVPRRPPAGKRANDRAKYPKLVELIINSSRYAAQVLYEVSGGKLGSSPENADPESGSHLTDMSSVVHHFRSGFRAAVRDLQGFHIFLLTLHQKLDSLLKIFVNIIDKTEVDREDIDTVASGSSAQATGCVHSPCTPSKERAAIDNQSDLNEPEVQRGTPRASSSGCKASSDSGSPKFRDGVPGRFNKGNSESLRNMHFISKLRDFHKFAKDDVELNKEIEQWNEMLKVEAVKLCQENNFSTGFFESGESSSVIDAYELKVRLEHILERIALISDAANTEKPSLISSTLFIGGALAARSQYTLQHLGITHILCLCSNEIGQSDSQYPDIFQYKNFSINDEEDANIDDLFAEAHHFIDDVEEIGGKVLVHCFEGRSRSATVVLAYLMLKRNLTLQKAWNTLKRVHRRAQPNDGFAKILVELDKKLHGKVSMEWQQRRPTMKVCPICGKNAGLSSSSLKLHLQKSHKKLSSGSVDSAMSMEIEKVVDALKISRGGSVSPKHQSHSMTE; encoded by the exons ATGCAGAAAGACGAGGAGGATAAGGAGTACGATTTCGGATCTTATGATCATGAAGCTCCTTTGCCTCTTACCCTCACCTCCCGG GTGCTGTACATGTTAGGTGACATTACGTCTGGTCCTGGGTATAGGTTCACTCAATGGCTGGAGCTGGTTCGAAAACGCAGCAGCAAGTACCAGAATCCGGCCTTCTCTAACCACCCTCGTCGAATCAGTAGTATGCCCTTCTTAAG TGCAGGGGAATCAAGTTTGGACTCTACTAGTGCTCTCCCTGCTGATCAAGTGAGGGAGTTCACTTTATGGGACCGGCTTGGCAAAGCAGCCGTACTGGATATTGAGTCGAATTCGTTCTCCTGGAGCATGCTTTCTTCTGTTCACCGCACAGAGAATAGTAGCAGCACTGAGCCATCTGAGGATGAGATGAATAAACCATTAGAG GTCACGGTGAATTCTGGAGGAGTTCTTTTTCTTGCACTCTTCAGACAACCTAAAAGGGACGGATCTCCATCAAAGGAAGCGGTTGCAGTAATTAAAATATCCTCTACAAGAATGGCAACTCAATCAGAGCGCCTGGGTTATGAATTTGCTAAATGGCTAGGTGTCCTAACTCCTCAA GCTCGAGTTGTACACAATCTTAGTCACGAGTGGTTGCAGATCAAGGAAGCTGCAGAAAGGGTACGAGATGCAGCAAATGCAGATGGTGATGAAATTGGAGAAATGACATGTTCAGAACTATTAGAAGCTCTTGAGCTGAGCCGCTGCCTTTTTCTGATGAA TTACATACATGGAACTCCTCTACTGGAAAGTTCAGCTGCATTTGATTTACGTGAAGGTGCTGCAAAAACCGCAGCAGCCCTGGGCCGAATTTTGCTGTTGGATCTTGTCATCAGAAATGAAGATAGACTTCCTTGTCAGCAGCTGAGATGGCGTGGAAATTTTGCAAATTTACTGCTAGCTGACAAGATTGCCTCAGTATATGTTGATGAAATGAACGAACCCTTCGAATccgttataaataaatatagacCAACTATAATCCGAGCCCTCCAAAAAGAGCTAAGATCAACTTCAGTTGATAGCAGACTGAGCACTCATAATGCGGTACTGGTATCACAGAGCTCTGATCTTTCTGACATTATGGAATCTCCGAAATCAAGCAAAGAAATACCTAAAAGCCAAAATTCAACAGAATTAGCAATACCGGACTTTCATATCGTGGCTATTGATTCAGGTGTCCCCCGTCGACCCCCTGCTGGAAAACGTGCAAATGATCGGGCAAAGTATCCGAAGCTGGTCGAGCTTATTATCAACAGTTCTCGATATGCAGCACAAGTTCTCTATGAGGTAAGTGGAGGAAAATTAGGCTCTTCTCCGGAGAATGCTGATCCAGAGTCTGGTTCTCATTTGACTGACATGTCTTCAGTTGTTCATCATTTCCGGAGTGGATTCCGTGCAGCAGTCCGCGATTTGCAGGGATTTCATATATTCCTTCTTACTCTTCACCAGAAATTGGACAGCCTTCTAAAgatatttgttaatataataGACAAAACTGAGGTTGACAGAGAGGATATTGACACGGTGGCTTCCGGATCCTCAGCTCAGGCTACAGGCTGTGTTCATTCTCCCTGTACTCCAAGTAAAGAACGTGCAGCCATTGATAACCAATCAGATTTAAATGAACCAGAGGTGCAGAGAGGTACTCCTAGGGCATCATCATCAGGATGCAAGGCTAGCTCTGATTCGGGTTCCCCCAAGTTTCGAGATGGTGTCCCTGGGAGGTTCAACAAGGGAAATTCAGAATCCCTTCGTAACATGCATTTCATATCCAAGCTACGTGACTTCCACAAGTTTGCTAAG GATGATGTAGAACTAAACAAAGAAATCGAGCAGTGGAATGAAATGCTTAAAGTCGAAGCAGTTAAGCTGTGCCAGGAGAACAATTTCAGTACAGGGTTCTTTGAGAGCGGTGAGAGTAGCAGTGTAATTGATGCTTATGAGTTAAAG GTTAGGCTTGAGCACATTCTGGAGAGGATAGCATTAATATCTGATGCGGCCAACACAGAAAAGCCATCGTTGATTTCAAGTACACTGTTCATTGGTGGTGCCCTGGCTGCGAGGTCTCAGTACACTCTGCAGCATTTAGGAATTACACATATTTTGTGCTTGTGCTCTAATGAAATCGGCCAGTCAGATTCTCAGTATCCTGATATTTTCCAGTACAAAAATTTCTCA ATAAACGATGAAGAAGATGCAAACATTGATGATCTTTTTGCAGAGGCGCATCATTTCATCGACGATGTTGAAGAAATAGGAGGAAAGGTCCTAGTTCATTGCTTTGAAGGAAGAAGCCGGAGTGCAACCGTGGTTCTTGCATACTTGATGCTCAAAAG GAACTTGACTTTGCAAAAAGCATGGAACACCCTAAAGCGAGTCCATCGTCGTGCTCAGCCAAATGATGGCTTTGCAAAAATACTAGTGGAGCTTGACAAGAAGCTGCATGGAAAGGTATCCATGGAATGGCAGCAGCGGAGGCCAACGATGAAGGTGTGTCCGATATGCGGAAAGAATGCAGGGCTGAGCAGCAGCTCATTGAAGCTACATTTGCAGAAATCACACAAGAAACTGTCATCAGGCAGTGTGGACAGTGCCATGTCAATGGAGATTGAGAAAGTGGTGGATGCTCTCAAGATTAGTCGGGGTGGGAGCGTCAGCCCCAAACATCAATCTCATTCAATGACAGAGTAG
- the LOC108227562 gene encoding pentatricopeptide repeat-containing protein At5g61990, mitochondrial → MIMRLFLHKKAHRSNNFIKQTTRFFSHNEDATIGEITKILKHNNWKFYLESSNIPRKLNPDVIPSVLHSNIDADPKTLLHFFNWSCQQMGTPQNLKSFFILAFVLCKSNHFLPATGVLKQMISTRVPISALVDCIVGFCKDYSDGSKVDNLVFDVLISAYQKRGLWDEAVSVFLAVKGSGFCPRIVCCNNFLKDLLRCNRMDLFWKVYEGMVKAKIGFDIYTYTTVIGAYCKIGNVGEVRRILLEMNEKGCKPNLVTCNVVIGGLCKAGLVDEALKLKKSMLSEGLVADGYTYNLLIDGFCKQKRSGEAKLILQEMCTTGVSPDHFSYTALMDGFMKQGDLDEASKIKVEMAANGVKLNLVTYSSLVNGFCRAGKMDKAVDILNEMILAGVKPDTRIYNLLIEGYTREKNTDKANELLAEMKERDLAPSTYTFSVIINGLCHSGDLKGANQLLESMILGGLKPNVIICTNLIKSYIREGQIEEAIKLLNKMGDEGISPDVFCYNCLIDGLCRANRMEEAKTYIVQMVERGLNPNGYTYGALIAGYCKGGDMQKADMYFSQMLGCGIVPNQVIYTSLIDGHCKNENIAEAVSIFRSMLGRGVIPDLQIYSVLIHGLARTGKLQEATGIYAELEGKGLVPDVFTYSSLISGFCRVCDMKQAFELLDHMCKKGITPNTFTYNALINGLCKSGDIEKARKIFDGIPEKGLPLNVVTYATMMDGYCKSGNLADALRLFEDMSSRGIKPDPFVYNVLVSGYCKEGDLEKALSLFDCMREKNIASTINYNTLIDGYCKSGKLTEANELVNDMVTRQIIPNHVTFTTLIDYHCRKGMVEKAEELFLEMQKKNIMPTVVTYTSLLQGYNNIGERSKMVSLFEEMITKGIEPDDIVKSVVHSQLKEGNSDKAFKFCDELVERGLFSRDVYEVLVNTHCKMGEFSEVLTLLDSIGKQGLMLSFATCKTVVHGLYNSKHENEVAQVLKSMVKFGWVPRSTSLADLTDDHKKNSVSGDVMRVSEQVAY, encoded by the coding sequence atgattatGAGGTTATTCTTGCACAAGAAAGCTCATAGAAGTAACAACTTCATCAAACAAACAACACGATTCTTTTCTCACAATGAGGATGCAACAATTGGGGAAATCACCAAGATTCTCAAACACAACAACTGGAAGTTCTACTTAGAATCATCAAACATCCCAAGAAAACTGAACCCAGATGTGATTCCATCTGTTCTTCACTCTAACATTGATGCTGACCCCAAGACTCTCCTCCATTTCTTCAATTGGTCTTGTCAGCAAATGGGTACTCCTCAAAATTTGAAATCTTTCTTTATTCTTGCTTTTGTTTTGTGTAAATCCAATCACTTTTTGCCTGCTACTGGTGTTTTAAAACAAATGATCAGTACCCGTGTGCCGATATCAGCTCTTGTGGATTGTATTGTTGGTTTTTGTAAAGATTATAGTGATGGGTCTAAAGTTGATAATCTAGTGTTTGATGTTTTGATTAGTGCTTATCAGAAAAGGGGTTTGTGGGATGAGGCTGTTAGTGTGTTTTTGGCGGTGAAGGGTAGTGGATTTTGTCCGCGCATTGTGTgttgtaataattttttgaaagatttgTTGAGATGTAATAGAATGGATTTGTTTTGGAAGGTTTATGAAGGGATGGTGAAGGCCAAGATTGGGTTTGATATTTACACATATACGACTGTTATTGGTGCTTATTGTAAGATAGGGAATGTTGGAGAGGTTAGAAGGATTCTTTTGGAAATGAATGAAAAGGGTTGTAAACCCAATCTGGTTACTTGTAATGTGGTTATTGGTGGGTTGTGTAAAGCGGGTCTTGTTGATGAAGCATTAAAGTTGAAGAAGTCAATGCTTAGTGAGGGGTTGGTTGCGGATGGCTACACATATAATTTACTTATAGATGGATTTTGTAAACAGAAGCGGTCCGGCGAGGCAAAGTTGATTTTGCAAGAAATGTGTACTACAGGTGTCAGTCCTGATCACTTCTCTTACACTGCTTTGATGGATGGGTTCATGAAACAAGGTGATCTCGACGAGGCTTCAAAAATTAAAGTTGAGATGGCTGCTAATGGAGTTAAGTTAAACCTTGTGACTTACAGCTCGTTAGTAAATGGGTTCTGTAGAGCTGGTAAGATGGACAAGGCAGTTGATATACTGAATGAGATGATTCTGGCGGGTGTAAAACCTGATACCAGGATTTACAATTTACTAATTGAGGGTTACACACGAGAGAAAAACACTGATAAGGCGAATGAGCTGCTGGCTGAGATGAAGGAAAGGGACCTGGCACCTTCAACATACACTTTTTCTGTCATAATAAATGGCCTTTGCCATTCTGGAGATCTAAAAGGGGCTAACCAATTACTGGAGAGCATGATCTTAGGAGGTTTGAAACCAAATGTTATTATATGTACAAATCTCATAAAAAGTTATATTCGGGAGGGTCAAATCGAAGAGGCAATAAAGCTTTTGAACAAGATGGGGGATGAAGGCATTTCACCCGATGTCTTCTGCTATAATTGTCTTATAGATGGACTCTGCAGAGCAAATAGAATGGAGGAAGCTAAGACTTACATAGTTCAGATGGTGGAGAGGGGACTGAATCCAAATGGGTACACTTACGGAGCTCTCATTGCTGGATACTGCAAGGGTGGAGACATGCAGAAAGCCGACATGTACTTTAGCCAAATGCTTGGCTGTGGTATTGTGCCAAATCAAGTCATATACACATCTCTTATTGATGGACATTGCAAAAACGAAAATATAGCAGAAGCCGTCTCTATATTTAGATCAATGCTCGGTCGAGGAGTGATCCCTGATCTGCAAATATACAGTGTACTTATTCATGGCCTTGCAAGGACTGGAAAGTTGCAGGAAGCAACAGGTATATATGCAGAACTTGAGGGCAAGGGTCTTGTCCCTGATGTTTTCACTTATAGCTCTCTCATTTCTGGATTCTGTAGAGTGTGTGATATGAAGCAAGCTTTTGAACTGTTGGACCATATGTGTAAAAAGGGAATTACTCCAAACACATTTACTTACAATGCTTTGATTAATGGTCTATGCAAATCAGGTGACATTGAAAAAGCTAGGAAAATATTTGATGGTATTCCTGAAAAAGGTTTGCCACTTAATGTTGTGACTTATGCTACAATGATGGATGGTTATTGCAAATCTGGAAATCTTGCCGATGCGTTGAGGTTATTTGAAGACATGTCATCAAGGGGGATTAAACCAGATCCTTTTGTTTATAATGTTCTTGTCAGTGGGTACTGCAAAGAAGGAGACTTAGAGAAGGCTTTGTCATTATTCGACTGCATGAGGGAAAAGAATATTGCATCTACAATCAATTACAACACATTAATTGATGGTTACTGCAAATCAGGGAAACTGACAGAAGCAAATGAGTTAGTGAATGACATGGTCACTAGGCAAATCATTCCCAATCATGTTACTTTTACAACACTAATTGACTATCACTGCAGGAAGGGGATGGTTGAAAAAGCAGAAGAGCTTTTTCTGGAGATGCAAAAGAAGAATATTATGCCGACTGTAGTAACTTATACCTCCCTTTTACAGGGCTATAACAATATAGGGGAAAGGTCCAAGATGGTTTCACTATTTGAGGAAATGATAACTAAGGGCATTGAACCTGATGATATTGTCAAGAGTGTGGTTCATAGTCAGCTCAAGGAAGGAAATTCTGACAAAGCCTTTAAATTTTGTGACGAATTGGTTGAGAGGGGTCTATTTAGCAGAGATGTGTATGAAGTATTAGTAAATACACATTGTAAGATGGGAGAATTCTCTGAAGTTTTAACATTGCTTGATTCTATAGGGAAACAAGGGCTAATGCTTAGTTTTGCTACATGTAAAACTGTAGTTCATGGGCTATATAACtcaaaacatgaaaatgaaGTAGCTCAGGTCCTGAAAAGTATGGTGAAGTTTGGATGGGTTCCACGCTCTACCAGTTTAGCAGACTTGACTGATGATCATAAAAAGAATTCGGTTTCTGGAGATGTGATGCGTGTTTCCGAGCAAGTTGCTTATTAG
- the LOC108227563 gene encoding ADP-ribosylation factor GTPase-activating protein AGD3 — protein sequence MQDEKMHFNKLDDSPMFRQQIQRLEESAETLREKSLKFYKGCRKYADGLGEAYDRILYYASALEIFGGSDDDPICVSFGGPDMTKFAYTLREIATYQEVLRVKLEHGLTAKLFELANDDLQEVKEARRRFDKANVTYDQVREKYLSLRKSTRIDIAAAVEEEMSSARLAFEEARFNLIGALSTVEAKKRFDFLEAFSGTVEAHLRYFKQGYELLHEMEPFMKQVLSNAQHSKEGFIKEQADLSAKIQEYKKNINQDKCPLPGSHQSLNGDGTQPIPRTSQKEIEAVMQSTSEGKVQTIKQGYLSKRSSNLRADWKRRFFVLDSRGMLYYYRKQWSKLSVPGAPSAQKPSETGPGLLSRWLSSHYHGGVHEEKAVARHTVNLMTSTIKVDAEQSDLRFCFRIISPTKNYTLQAESALDQMDWIEKITGVITSLLSFQPLDKFLPCSPTSGSSSPGSPSRQNLQANEEHTCAKNPVSRNVIRTSRSSQQLPYTAKGGKPVDALKSLPGNDKCADCGAPEPEWASLNLGVLICIECSGVHRKIGVHISKVRSLTLDVKVWEPSVITLFLALGNVFTNSIWEGLIQSSKTYQADELPKRFPDFQRHKKFFSKPSHKDHISAKEKFIQAKYAEKRFVHKVKDTRKILSVAHQLWDCVRMNDIKSVYRLIVICEVDINALHGQALPTTFPSLDNIMKLEDQSPNLEGSFDSSSRESFKSSHSSFSSLKENDDEIIDEFLDGCSLLHLACQTADIGMVELLLQHGAHINAPDTRGQTSLHHSIIRGKNVIAKLLLTRGADPLAVDSEGATPLQLYSKCALDDVELLALLQNTRR from the exons ATGCAGGACGAAAAGATGCATTTTAACAAGCTCGATGATTCTCCCATGTTTCGACaacag ATTCAACGTTTGGAAGAAAGTGCTGAGACACTACGGGAGAAAAGCTTAAAGTTTTACAAAGGATGTCGTAAGTACGC TGATGGACTTGGAGAAGCGTATGACAGAATTCTTTATTACGCAAGTGCTCTTGAAATATTTGGAGGAAGTGATGATGATCCAATTTGTGTTTCATTTGGAG GACCTGATATGACCAAATTTGCGTATACATTGAGGGAGATTGCAACATACCAGGAGGTCCTTCGTGTAAAG CTTGAGCATGGTTTAACTGCTAAACTATTTGAATTAGCCAATGATGACCTACAAGAAGTTAAG GAAGCTAGAAGACGTTTTGACAAGGCCAATGTTACCTATGACCAG GTTCGTGAGAAGTATTTATCACTCCGGAAAAGCACCAGGATAGATATAGCTGCAGCCGTAGAGGAG GAAATGTCCAGTGCAAGATTAGCCTTTGAGGAAGCCCGGTTTAATTTG ATTGGCGCTCTTTCCACTGTTGAGGCAAAGAAGAGGTTTGACTTTCTTGAGGCCTTTAGTGGAACGGTGGAGGCTCATCTTCGTTATTTTAAACAA GGGTATGAGCTATTGCATGAAATGGAGCCTTTTATGAAACAG GTTTTGTCTAATGCACAACATTCAAAGGAAGGTTTCATCAAAGAGCAGGCAGATCTCAGTGCAAAAATACAAGAGTACAAAAAGAATATTAATCAAGATAAGTGCCCTTTACCTGGGTCGCACCAATCTTTAAATGGAGACGGCACTCAACCTATCCCTAGAACTTCTCAAAAGGAGATAGAGGCGGTTATGCAATCAACTTCAGAAGGGAAG gttcaaacaatcaaacaagGATATCTTTCAAAACGATCATCTAATCTGCGGGCTGACTGGAAGAGAAGATTCTTTGTTCTCGATAGCAGAGGAATGTTGTACTACTATCGCAAACAGTGGAGCAAGTTATCT GTACCTGGGGCCCCATCTGCACAAAAGCCATCTGAAACTGGTCCTGGGCTGCTAAGTAGGTGGCTGTCTTCTCATTATCATGGTGGTGTGCATGAAGAAAAGGCTGTTGCACGTCACACAGTGAACTTGATGACATCAACAATAAAGGTCGACGCGGAGCAGTCAGATTTAAGGTTCTGCTTCAGGATTATATCACCAACAAAAAATTACACCTTGCAG GCTGAGAGTGCACTGGATCAGATGGACTGGATTGAGAAAATAACAGGAGTCATTACGTCGTTGTTAAGCTTCCAACCGCTCGACAAG TTTCTCCCTTGTAGTCCAACCAGTGGAAGCAGTTCTCCTGGAAGTCCCTCCCGTCAGAATCTTCAAGCAAACGAAGAACATACTTGTGCAAAGAATCCTGTTTCAAGAAATGTGATACGTACATCTAGAAGTTCCCAACAGCTACCTTACACTGCAAAAGGCGGGAAGCCGGTTGATGCATTAAAGAGTTTACCTGGAAATGATAAATGTGCCGACTGTGGTGCACCTGAACCTGAATGGGCTTCTTTGAACCTTGGAGTTCTAATCTGCATCGAGTGTTCTGGTGTGCACCGTAAAATTGGTGTGCATATATCTAAG GTTAGATCCTTAACTCTTGATGTAAAAGTGTGGGAGCCTTCTGTTATAACTTTATTTCTGGCTCTCGGGAATGTCTTTACGAACTCAATTTGGGAGGGACTGATACAATCAAGCAAGACTTATCAAGCTGATGAACTGCCAAAGAG GTTTCCTGATTTCCAAAGACACAAAAAATTCTTTTCCAAGCCTAGTCATAAAGATCACATATCAGCAAAAGAGAAATTCATTCAAGCAAAG TATGCAGAAAAACGTTTTGTTCACAAAGTGAAGGACACTCGCAAGATCCTCTCAGTTGCACATCAGTTATGGGACTGTGTTCGGATGAATGACATAAAATCGGTGTACCGCCTTATCGTGATCTGTGAAGTAGATATCAATGCTCTCCATGGACAAGCCTTACCCACTACATTTCCATCTCTagacaatataatgaaattggAAGATCAGTCACCAAATCTTGAGGGAAGCTTTGATTCCTCATCTCGTGAATCTTTCAAAAGTTCTCACAGCTCTTTTAGCTCACTAAAAGAAAATGACGATGAGATCATTGATGAATTTCTTGATGGTTGTTCTCTGCTTCACCTTGCTTGTCAAACTGCTGACATTGGCATGGTAGAACTACTCTTACAGCATGGAGCTCACATAAATGCTCCTGATACTAGGGGTCAGACATCACTGCATCACAGTATTATAAGAGGAAAAAATGTGATTGCGAAACTGCTTCTTACGAG AGGAGCTGATCCACTAGCTGTTGATTCTGAAGGTGCAACTCCTCTTCAGCTTTACTCTAAATGCGCTTTAGATGATGTTGAATTACTTGCTCTTTTACAAAATACTAGGAGATAA